The Chionomys nivalis chromosome 6, mChiNiv1.1, whole genome shotgun sequence sequence GTGGGCGCACACACAATCCCACTTCTCTTGAATACCAGTTTCCAACAGTTTGTGGTGTGTCTCACTGTGGTAAAGATTTTCTGAGAGTTTTTTTGCTTGATAGGGTATTCTCATACTCTTGAGTATGTCTTGCCTTCTCCATTAATGAAAGTAAATTTGCGATTGGCTCAATACATGACGGAAGTATTAAGTAAGGGGGTTTTATTTAGCTTTGTTTATGGAACTGACGTATTGGTAAGTCACTTGTAATTTGTTCTTTGTAGTTAGGCTTAGTCATATAtctttattgtaaaaaaaatgaGGCAAAGTAAGTGCAATAAGTGAAATTGCCCACAGATTAAGAGTCTTCTTTGAACTTGTAATTTGTTTTATGCAAATTTTATGCACCTAAATGTGATGTTCTGTTCCCTTTTTAGGAGAAACCTGACATGTCTAGATTTCCTGTTGAAGATATCAGAAATTTCAGTATCATTGCACATGTGGACCATGGCAAAAGTACGTTAGCTGACAGGCTCCTAGAACTAAcaggtattttcattttatatcataAGCTTGTGAGTGCCTCGAgtaattgggaattttaccacgATGTCTTATATTTTGCTATTATATCTTTAATGTTTTATGcttaatgtttcattttaaaacctGGAGAAATCAATCAATGCTTCTTCCGTTTCTAGGAACAATTgataagacaaagaaaaataagcaggTTCTTGATAAATTACAAGTGGAACGAGAAAGAGGAATCACCGTGAAAGCGCAGACAGCAACACTATTTTACAATTTTGAAGGAAAACAGTACCTTTTAAATCTCATTGACACGCCAGTAAGTTTCAGATTGACTTTGCAAAAATTGATGAAGTTAGTCTTGTTGATATTCCAAACAAAATTCTCCATTTGGGGGCTGAATTTGTACATCTAcctttggtgtttgttttctcattttttttcatgttagtATAGCTTATTTCAAATGTTTTCACAACTTCCCCTAGCACACATTTTACAAGTTTTTGTCATATCAGATGATTAGCAATAATatctgttcctttaaaaaaatatagctgATATTTAAATGTACCAATATTTTGTCTTTTAGGGCCATGTTGATTTTAGTTATGAAGTGTCCAGGTCACTCTCTGCTTGCCAAGGTGTTTTACTGGTGGTCGATGCAAATGAGGTAAGATGTTTCTTTATACATGATGTGACATGATGGTAGTAACGGAACACAACGTAGTAGTGATGGAACACAACATGGTAGTGACGGAACGACGTGGTAGTGACGGAACACAACACAGTTGTGATGCTTGTGGGTGGCTCTGGGAACAAAGCTGCTCTCTGTTCAGGAAACACAGGTGAGGAAGAACGAAGGGTTTTAGGTCTTAGGGCATGGCTCTGGCTGGTTGATGGTACCAATCTTTGTCCACCTTGCAGATCTGTCTTCAAGACATGGGACTGAAACGAATGGGGTAGACAGATATGAAGCTACTGACTAAATGTATCCTGGAGAACTAGCTCCTTTTATAGCAAGTTAATTAAAAAATGGTTACAGGAAGGCAAGGAACACCTGTTCCAGAAAATATGCCATAGAAATCagcaaaaaagaatttttaaaaatgcttaacaATGTCCCATTTTTGCTCCACCAAGAATAAACATGTCCTATGAATTGAATGCACTGTTTAAGACAGGAAGCATGAAATCGCATCCAAGAACAACACAGGGAACAGAATGCACTTTTGGTAAAGCCCTCTACCTACTTCCTGCAGCCTCTCCCACGTTTCCCCAAGGCTCTGTTCACCATGTGTCATTCTTTGGCTGCTTTCCGACAGAGGGCATATTGTATCATTTTATTAATGTGATCCAAAAATCTCAGTTTGATGATGATATAGGGAATGGCATGGAATTACTAATTTTGTGATACATTTAGTGTCAGTCATCTTGGTCTCTGTTGTCTTGCCTCCAGGGTATTCAAGCTCAGACTGTAGCGAActtctttcttgcctttgaaGCACAGTTGTCAGTAATTCCAGTTATAAACAAGGTAATTAAAATGAGTCACCAATGCCATTCATTATTTACCttctatattttaatgtttaattgtGAAGTATGTTTTTCTTCCCTTAATATGAGGGATCTTCAGTTACTATTCACTTAGATTATCAGTTTGATTTATCTCTGAATTTCTTGTGATAGAATTGCAGGTCAAATATTTCTTTCAGAGAGTTGAAAAGGTTCATCTGAATTGCATGTGTTTCTGTAGGAAAGGGGAGCAAGGCAGACTAAGCAAAGGTGCCAGCCCCACTGCCATGGAAAGGGGCTTAGAATAAGAATCGGTGTTGTCCATGAAACAGGTCAATGCTTACTTCATCTATATAACTCCATCCAGTACTATAGAGTTAGGAATcctaatttaaaaattcagactGCATTAAGTTACATTTCTTGATTTTGGTGCTAAATGTAAAATAAGACTACCCATAggtaaataattattttgaaaaaatggAGAGATCTATTAGGTTAACTCATAGAAAGTATTATTGATCTCCAAATATTATTATTGtgaactaattttatttttactatgctCACTCAGTAATTTTGTTTACAGATAGATCTAAAGAATGCTGATCCTGAAAGGGTTGAAAAACAGATTGAAAAAGTGTTTGATATCCCTAGTGATGAATGCATAAAGGTaaatgcctttttttaaaaagatgattgtcttagcttttttttattgctgtgatgaaacaccatcaccaaaacatcttggggaggaaagggtttgtttgggttatacttccacattgtagGCTGTAGTTCAAGGAAAGAAATCAGGGCAGAAACATGGAGGTAGGAGTtggtacagaggccatggaggggtgctgtttccTAGTTTCCTCTGCTGGCTCacgcagcctgctttcttctagaacccagggccaTCAGTCCAGGAATGGCACCCCCTCAGTGGGCTGTGCCCAGGCCAGCAGTCCAGGAATGGCaccccacagtgggctgggccctcccacataattactaattgagaaaatgccctaaagcCTGCCTACAGcctaatcttatggaggcattttctcagatgaGGTTTCTATCTCTCAAATGACTCTAGAttatgtcaggttgacataaaactagctagcacaacTATTGAAAGTTCCCTTTATATTGTTAGAATATATAGATTGTTGCTATGTAACTTTTAAATGAACTAAGGCTTAAAGATTTTACCACTTTCCTTATATCGTAGACTTAGTTAGCCTGTATGTCAGAACTAAAAGCCTTTTGAAACTCAGTGTAgcattatgtgtatgtgtgtgccagcACCAGACTGCACAGTGGTACATGTACCCAAGGAGTCTAGAAGTGGGACTTGGatctcctgtaactccaattaTACGTCTGAGttcctgctgtgggtgctgggaagtaacCCTGGGGTCCTCTATGAGGCAGCAAGGATTCTCAaaatctgagtcatctcttctgcccttagcattacttctttttttttatatttatttatttattatgtatacaatattctgttctGTATATAtacctgcaggctagaagagggcaccagacccattatagatggttgtgagccactatgtggttgctgggaattgaactcaggacctttggaagagcaggcaatgctcttaacctctgagccatttctccagccctaacaTTACTTCTTGtaagttattttggttttgaagaGCAGGTATTTTTGGACTTGATAGATATTGGTTAGAGtgatacattttattaaaaggCATAATTTTTGCTCatcaaaatttttgttttaattctcatTTCATTGCTTTCTGGACACACCAAGAATGTTCTTTCACTTTAATCCTGAAATCATAGGGTCACTAAACCGGATAAGGGGAAGATatctttatccttttcttttttctgtgttcaaataaatgaataagagaATTTTTCCTCCTGATCATAAATGACAAGACCCCAGGAAGGATGAGTGTAGCCTTAAATCTCAgtgcttttctttttacatggTTTCAGATTTCTGCAAAACTTGGGACAAACGTTGAAAGTGTTCTTCAGGCAGTCATTGAAAGAATACCTCCGTAAGTAGTTTTTATACTATTCATATATTCACTACTTTAAATTTAGAGTTTAGTAATTATAGACCTTTATAATTTAACAGTTTAGATTAATAGGCCATCAACTTGATCTGTCATTTTAAGCTAGTGGATGTAGCAAGTGATCTTGCACTAGGGTGGAATAACCTTTTGCTTTTAGTAAAATGTAAAGAACGCAAGTTGAATTTCAATATAGTAAAGCGGAAAAGAAAGCAAGGATAATGCCAGTCTCTCTGATAATCGGAGCATAGGGAATTAAGTTCATTGGTAATTGGTCTTTACTGTATAGTGAGCATACAtctcatattttcaaatatatatatttgaatatatttcaaAAAGTAATGTTTCAAATGTtgtatattattttgaaataatttcaaaatttaaaactgatGGTTGAGATTTATCTAGCATATTTTATAGAAAGGCCTTTTTGCTTTGGTTCTTGagtaattttcttttgaaaaattaaataatatgctTCCTCAATTGAAAATAAGgtttttttgatattttctctatatactttttttttctatatatacttttataataGTCCAAAAGTATGTCGTAAAAACCCACTGAGAGCATTGGTGTTTGATTCCACCTTTGACCAGTATAGAGGTGTGATAGCCAACATAGCACTGTTTGATGGTGTGATTTCCAAAGGAGATAAGATTGTATCTGCACACACCAAGAAGACATATGAAGTTAATGAAGTAGGCGTTTTGAATCCAAATGAGCAGCCCACTCATAAATTGTAAGTAATCTGTTGTAGCATGTACAATAagtttatgtatgtgtttctccCAATGTGCTCAGAATGGTCATAATGTAGAACTAAAGTGGATGATAGGTAGAATGCACCTCTACATCCAGACACTAGGTCAAAAGGATCTCATGTGTTTGTAGTGGCAGTTTTATGGCTATAAACATACTTAGGTTTTATTAGTTAGTAGAAATAACTTAGTGATCTAGTACAGACTTGGTTCTCATGTTAATGTATTTGATGGTACAATTAAGTATTAGGGGGCCTCAATTCATTCAATGGATTTATTTTTCCGTTTACATTTAATCTCATCACAACTAAATTTTGCAGTATAACGTGCTACAGAAACTGATCACTCCTTTCTTCACTGGATTACAGAGTTAAACctagattaaataaaatttatagagGAATAGGATTAAGAAATTAGTATGAACTAGAAAATCAGATCTGAGTTAGCTGTGAAACAGCTGCTGAGTGGCTACTCTGGTAATGAGAAGACACGACATCATAGTTTTGCTTCTCAGGTCGTCTCTGAAAACTAAAGTGTCAAATAGAATATTTGAGTATGTGGATCAGAGTCCACAGTTTCATGTTGTATCTAAAAAGCCTCATGTGAAATATGACGTGCTTTGAATCAGTCCATTTTAATTTTAGTGAAGTATTTCTGAAGTGTTTCatgtattgtatatgtataatgtgtatgcatatatgtaatgtATGTATTGAACATTACCGCCTCTTCATTCATTACTGCTCCTCTGCTATAACCTATATAAATGAGTCTGCTACTAtgtatgttttttggtttttaaacctAAAACTGAATTCATGGAATCTGCTTTTTTTCATGTGAAAATCAGATATGTAATAGACTGTTgttacatgtttattttttcctgtttggttaaaaatttatcttttttcccccttgttaATGAACCTTTATCACATAGTAATAGACATGACAGTCTCCTAAATTTTTCTACAGTAATATTAGCTTCATAATAGATGTTAGAAGCTGGTGTTTAATTTGTGAAAGGTGAGCAGAATCAAAAGGACAGCCTGAGTAGAGAATTAGGGTAATGGATAAGACACTTTGTTTTATTAATGAGCTTCAGAGGTTGAATTTGGTATGTGCCCCTTGCTTGTTTGGAAGGGATATGACAGATTCCTAGGAAGACAGAACTGTGAGTATACACTTTCAACAGAAAAGCAGTAAATATTTGCATATGCTAATTTTATTTAGATATGCAGGACAGGTGGGCTTTCTgattgctgggatgaaagatgTCACTGAAGCTCAAATAGGAGATACATTATATTTACATAATCATCCAGTGGAGCCCTTGCCTGGGTTTAAATCAGCGAAACCAATGGTATTTGCAGGTGAGGAGTTCACAAATTCAACACCAAAAGaccaaaatttttttaattaaaagtatatCTGTGGTGAAAGAAAATGGACTAGAGGATAATAAACATTCTTATAGATCTGTTtgtaatgtgtatatatgtgtgtgtatacacatatacatacatacacacatatatatgatgaTATTTGCCTATGTATTTGTATGCAGTATTTCTGTATCACTTTTCATCTTCATGTATATGGTAACATTTTATATGAGAGCTCATTTAGGATTTCTTAAGAAATAATATCTAGGAGATCTTAATAAcatgaattttcttatttctctgaaaAGTTAGTTGATTACACTTGgattttttctaattaattaGGGTGTTTTAATTATAATTCTCAGTAGAATTAATCCCACCTCTTAGTCGAGTTCTTTGTAGTTAAACTGTGCTCTCGTGGATTCAGTAGCCTCTAGGACATGTGACATCAGAACACGTTTTACTGTGAGTCTCACAGACATTTAGATAATGAAGACCTAATGGAGGGTCATCTGGTTTTTCTAACCTGGGTCTTTATCCCCTGGCTTCTCCTCATAGTCTCCTCTCACAGATCATGAGCTTTATTACTGCTGCGCTTCAGCAGAGTCAGTCATTTGGAGTGCATGGAATTTGTAAACTGTAGACTTCATGAGCAGGAGGTGAAGAGAATCTAAGGAATCAGTAGTAGCTCTCAGAGTTTCAGCAGTAAGTTTCTAAAAGTAAACATATATTTAGTTTTAGTAACTGATCTGGAAGTGAAGTCCAGTGCCATTTTGGGCCTATTTCTTACCTAGTAATAGTTTTCGTCACAGTAGTGGACCATgttatgcttttaatttttagagtAAACATAATTTACCTAATTATGTATAGGCTTAATTCCCTTCgttgtttagttttttcttctttttgtactTCTCCAAAAGCATAAAACCACTGTTTGGAGTGTCAacacatttgtatatttattaaagCTAATGGATTCCAAGATACCTAGCAACCAATTtagtaaagaaaagtaaaataaatgccaAATGGTTAATTTTGAACTTGACAGTGCTTCATATTATGTTTGTGTCTCCAGGCGTGTACCCCATAGACCAGTCTGAATATAACAACCTAAAGAGTGCTATAGAGAAACTGACTTTAAATGACTCCAGTGTGACAGTGCATCGGGATAGCAGTCTGGCCCTGGGTGCTGGCTGGAGGTAAGGGGGATTTCCACCATAGAGTCACTTTCTTATAGGGAAATAAGTTCTAATTGGGTAGCTTGCTTCTTAACATTTCTGAACatcagtttaatttttttgtattctttgtgtgtatgcatacacatgtatatgtggtGTGCACACCAGGTGTTCATGCTCACGGGTCCGAGATCAACCTGACTCTATACCTTGTTCTTTGAGATGAAAGAAATCTATCACTGACCTGGGATATCACCTGGTACCTTGCTGTCTCTTCCCAGCACTGAGGTCACAGGTGCATTCTGCAATTCCCGCCTTTCTCGTGTGTGCTGGGCATCCAAATTTGGGTCCTTATGTTTGCTCAATGAGCACAGTACCACTCAGCCATCGTACCAGGCATAAAGATCAGTTGCTATGGGTAAAATATCTAAAAATCTTCATGTCTGCTCATTTCTCAAGTGGGTTCATGTTTTGTGGATAATTTTTATACTAATTTGAAATAGTAGAATGTTTGagtcttattttataaaattatacaagAGATGCAAATTGCTGGAATGAGTCTCAATTTCCATCCTTTCTCACAAAGTAGCACCATGTtcacaacagaaaacagaaccCAGTGGGACGTGGACGTCTGGAAGGATTTTGGTgttttttctcccccttttctccaTCCAGGTTGGGATTTCTTGGACTTTTGCACATGGAAGTTTTCAACCAGCGACTAGAGCAAGAATATAATGCTTCTGTTATTCTGACGACTCCCACTGTTCCATACAAAGCTGTTCTTTCATCTGCAAAATTGATAAAGGTACCATAATATTTACTTCTATTTTGTATCAGCCTCAAaggaaaaacttaataaaaatatatgtgtatatactaaATACAAGAGAAAATTTTTGGTTATTTATAGGTGAATCCCTATTAAAAGTAATTTACAATTGCTTAGTagcaatataaattttattaccttttaaaaactaattcattatttttcttagatTGATCTCTTCATTATCAAAATTAGTCTGGTGTTGACAGTAAAAAGAATTAGGAAGGAGAGGACCGTTGTAAATTCTGCTCGTAATATGAAAGATAATTTTGGTCATAAGTAACCAAATAAAAAACCTTCATCCTTGTGggaaatttttaagttttaagttaGTGATAAACCAGTACTATATTCCATGTAAGTggttatttactcatttataccACTGTTACCTGAGCACAAATAAACCAATTTTATACACTATAATTAGAATACCTTAAACAGTCAagttataaaaataacattttgtcaTAGTTTTTCTAGATTATTCATGAGGTATGTTTTGTAAATATTAATAACCAAAATACTTTAATATATACTTTTAGTATACATTCACTAAGAATGTTAAAAGCTGGACGATCTTTTTATTTCCTAACAGAAAGGCTATATTATGTAATAGTCTAATTTTTAGGCGTTTTTTGTTGATGTTATTGCTGCTGCTTTGTTAATTGCAGTAAGTTCAATAATTGTGTTCTAAAATATACTATATGATAAAAGAAACCTTTAAGAAACGTAATTATATTAGTGCTTGTTTTTAAAtacctttcatttttctcatttttaggaatataaagaaaaagaaatcacaattatTAACCCTGCACAATTCCCTGACAAGTCCAAAGTAGCAGAATATTTGGAGCCGGTTGTTCTGGGCACTGTTGTCACACCAACAGAATACACCGGAAAGATAATGGCGCTTTGCCAGGTAGAAACACAAAGGGTGATGATTTCAGTTCCTGCAGCAGTGCTTACCTACGCTTATATTTTATAGGATTTAGGATTCTGTTTGCTAAGGAATTGGCCTCAATAATTAAATAGTTCTTGGTTTGGGGCCCTGCATCCGGAGCCAGTACTGATACACTATCTTGATTTTACACACTAGCTTTAAGTCTGGTTGTCTGTCAGTATTAGTCCAGTATTTTAGTGAAAGGAATGCAAAAGAACTGCGTAATTGTCCCGAAGGGCTTCAGTGTGATTTAGCCTATCTGTGCACTTGAAAGTGAATAGAGTATGATTTTGAAAGTAAAACTGCTGTGACAGAGATTAAAAGCTTTGGTTTAAAAGTAATGTTGCTCTTACATTAAAAAACTCCTGCTTTGTAAAATTTTGGTAGACCATTAAATAATATTActtcattttgtttacttttgtttatagaaataataatttggaaattaaaaacttatttttttctcatcagtATTTGTTTGGATTATcattgatctttttttctttaggcaCGAAGAGCAATTcagaaaaatatgatttttattgaTGAAAATAGAGTTATGCTTAAATACCTCTTCCCTTTGAATGAAATTGTGGTAGATTTTTATGACTCTTTGAAGTCTCTGTCTTCTGGGTATGCAAGGTGAGAAAATAATGGTAGTCAGAAATGTCTCAATGGAGCTTTTGAATATGCTGATAGTAAGAATTTGCTCTTCTATCCGTAGCAATTTTAGCTCTGAAATGTTGAGAATCATATAAGGTTAGGAAGCTTGAAACATTATAGATATTATAGAATACTTGAAATTTACTTATAGGAGGAAAAGATTCTTTTTGATTCATCAAGACTTAATCTCTAAAAAAAGTTAACAACCCCTTAAGAGTTTTAAATCCCTTGTGTCTTAAAATTGGACATTAATTTCAAAGAACATCTGTGACCAAGTGAcacttaaaatatatgtgtatgttattTTGGCCCTGGAGCATCTACTTGCATTTGAAAAATGGATGTAAATATTGCGCATGAAAACTGCTAAATGTGCACTGCGTTTACCAATGCTGAAGTCAAGAACTAGATCTTCCCAGGCAGACGTTGCCTATCTAATAAACTGTGTATTTTAAGGGAGTGCTTGAAACCCAGCCAAATAAGAGTACAAGAGTTAAGTGTTAAATAAGCAAGAAACTTTTTACATTGCCTCTGGCAGTCTGTTTTGTTGCAGTGGCCTTATGATTTAAACTTTGTGGCTAGCTAGCACTATTAGCTTTGACCATATTGATGAAAATAGTAGCTAACATGAGCACTGGTTTGTGATTGGCTAAGCTTTGTTGTAACTACTTGGTATGTACTAGGTTACACGTGGCTCATTCAGGCCTAACAAAAATGTTGAATGTTCAAACTGTATATCTGTGTAGGAAATCCAAGTGTCCCTTCTTAATGGCAGTTCATTAGTGCATTATCTaaacatgtttgttttatttttgtttctatttgtttccATTACCAGAGTTGTCATTGGTAACAGAATGAACCATTAAAATAGTGTTAGCCAAATTTCACCACCTGTTAGCAACAATAGAAGGAGCTGACATTTGTTTTTGATGGTTGGTTTTTCCTACTTTACCTTAACcaattccttttccttcctctaagtGATTTATAATTCCTATACTTGGACCTTAATTTCATAAATGAAGGTTGATATATTTGGTTCTTTGCTATGGACATACACATTCATTAAATGAAACTTTATGTTCAAAtcagtttatatttaaatttaatcagttttcttcagctgAGGACACCTAATGAATATGTAGGAATAAGGAATTTGTTGTATTTATAAGATTTAACTTATAGGATCATGTTTAccattgttctctttgttttcattagttTTGATTATGAAGATGCAGGTTATCAGACTGCAGAACTTATAAAAATGGATATTCTCCTGAATGGGAATATCGTGGAAGAGCTAGTGACTGTGGTGCATAGGTAAGCAGACTAGAAAAGATCACCAACCTAGCATGCTCACTTTGGGTGTTTTTGTGTGGTTGATGGCTCTTCATTCTTACTGGAGCAgatacagtttttaaaactttgaaagataattaaaatagattttaatctactaatttttcttctgttttttacaTTGCCCTTTCCCTATTACTAAATATAGAATGTAGAATTATCATAGCCAAAGTAGTATTATCATGTAAATAATTTTCCCTTACTGTGTTAATGtacaagaaaatgtttttaatctttataGTAATGGTTTAAGGATTGAGAACAAAAAGATCTTCACATTTCTAAAAATCATTCATGATAATGAAATCAAGTACACATGTTCACAGACTAGCAGACTATTATAAATTATGCCATATCAatgcaattttttgtttttatctttttaattagtttatttttcaTCAATGCAATTATAAGTCAGTATAGATTAATACCTAGTTATAGAAAAATGCCTACTAAGTAAAGTGTTGAGTTCTATTTGAATCTCTTAAAACTTACTTTTATTACAGTTAATTACTGCACATGGACTATAaagataatttaaatatttatgtttaggATAGCTATCTTTtttctgtctcagagagaaagCATACACTGTTGGCAAAACCATATGTGAACGTCTGAAGGATTCTCTTCCCAGGCAGCTGTTTGAGATAGCCATCCAAGCTGCTATTGGAAGCAAAGTAATCGCGAGAGAAACGTGAGTTGAAGTGCATTTTTGTCCGAGGCTAGCTTTAGAACTACGCCCAGAAAACCTAGTGAAAGTTTTAATCTTGGCCTATACTTTATTCTTGTAGAGCATGAGATGTTAGAATATTTCAAATCTTCCACTGATGTTCGATTACTTTGTGTACTTACATTGAGTTTTGCTACTTACAATTGATATAATTTATGAAGGTTTATTAAAGAATTTCTgcttattttcattgaatttttgggTTAAAGGATTTCTGTGAGGTTTCATTCAATGGCTTATAACTTGTTCAGGTATATTGTAAGTGATAGGAACAGAAcctaaggaaataataaaatattttctctgaagcacTGAATTGGGAAAGATTATAAATAACATGCTGGGTTTTGGTTTCTAGACCAGGTCCCTTAGTGGTTTATGGTACATATGGAAATAGGTTACTTTCTGTAGCAAGCTGGCTGTGTGGATGATGCCAGACTCTTGGGGCAGCACTTCTCTTGCCCCACCCTTAGGGCTCTAAAGACCCTGAAAGTTAGAAACACTCTTCAGTTAAGACAAAGTGGGAATTGCTACTTAATTCTAGCTTAACGTAAACCTAATATGACAGTACTTGTGAACTAGAACCACATTTTGATatagattttataaaatgtatccCATTATGgcaataatttcattttaaacactattttattttagttattcaGTATCTTAGAAAATCCAGAAATTAGGCAGAGTTCCAGGGAACATCCTAGAAAATAGAGCACTTATCATGTGGTCATTTTCACATAAATTGTATtgaagatacatttttttaaaaagatactttttttaaaattagtgttgATCTGAAAGTGTCATAGTAATACAGTTATATAGTTGATGATTAGATACATTAACAGTTTGTCTTGAGAAGGGCTGTATAAAACATAGATTTATTAATCCTTTACGCATCACTGTCCATTGGCAATCAGGCCAGCAATGTGAtggtttaactttttaaaaggtaCTCTTTAGAATATTTCTAGGCTGAGCTGCAAATAATGTAATTCTTTTTATTGAAGTCACAGATGCTTGTATTTCTACTCACGCATACCACAAACCTGCACCTTTCTTACCATAGGATATGCTGATGTTAAAGTGGACTTTTTGCATCTTAAAATCAGTAtatgaaaagaaatacaagaacATTTGAACTAATTAATTACAT is a genomic window containing:
- the Guf1 gene encoding translation factor GUF1, mitochondrial isoform X2 encodes the protein MWTLAGRALAPWAAGAARLLPPCSRQVAVLEPGATRRPFSTAELKEKPDMSRFPVEDIRNFSIIAHVDHGKSTLADRLLELTGTIDKTKKNKQVLDKLQVERERGITVKAQTATLFYNFEGKQYLLNLIDTPGHVDFSYEVSRSLSACQGVLLVVDANEGIQAQTVANFFLAFEAQLSVIPVINKIDLKNADPERVEKQIEKVFDIPSDECIKISAKLGTNVESVLQAVIERIPPGVIANIALFDGVISKGDKIVSAHTKKTYEVNEVGVLNPNEQPTHKLYAGQVGFLIAGMKDVTEAQIGDTLYLHNHPVEPLPGFKSAKPMVFAGVYPIDQSEYNNLKSAIEKLTLNDSSVTVHRDSSLALGAGWRLGFLGLLHMEVFNQRLEQEYNASVILTTPTVPYKAVLSSAKLIKEYKEKEITIINPAQFPDKSKVAEYLEPVVLGTVVTPTEYTGKIMALCQARRAIQKNMIFIDENRVMLKYLFPLNEIVVDFYDSLKSLSSGYASFDYEDAGYQTAELIKMDILLNGNIVEELVTVVHREKAYTVGKTICERLKDSLPRQLFEIAIQAAIGSKVIARETVKAYRKNVLAKCYGGDITRKMKLLKRQAEGKKKLRKIGNIEIPKDAFIKVLKTQPNK
- the Guf1 gene encoding translation factor GUF1, mitochondrial isoform X1 — its product is MWTLAGRALAPWAAGAARLLPPCSRQVAVLEPGATRRPFSTAELKEKPDMSRFPVEDIRNFSIIAHVDHGKSTLADRLLELTGTIDKTKKNKQVLDKLQVERERGITVKAQTATLFYNFEGKQYLLNLIDTPGHVDFSYEVSRSLSACQGVLLVVDANEGIQAQTVANFFLAFEAQLSVIPVINKIDLKNADPERVEKQIEKVFDIPSDECIKISAKLGTNVESVLQAVIERIPPPKVCRKNPLRALVFDSTFDQYRGVIANIALFDGVISKGDKIVSAHTKKTYEVNEVGVLNPNEQPTHKLYAGQVGFLIAGMKDVTEAQIGDTLYLHNHPVEPLPGFKSAKPMVFAGVYPIDQSEYNNLKSAIEKLTLNDSSVTVHRDSSLALGAGWRLGFLGLLHMEVFNQRLEQEYNASVILTTPTVPYKAVLSSAKLIKEYKEKEITIINPAQFPDKSKVAEYLEPVVLGTVVTPTEYTGKIMALCQARRAIQKNMIFIDENRVMLKYLFPLNEIVVDFYDSLKSLSSGYASFDYEDAGYQTAELIKMDILLNGNIVEELVTVVHREKAYTVGKTICERLKDSLPRQLFEIAIQAAIGSKVIARETVKAYRKNVLAKCYGGDITRKMKLLKRQAEGKKKLRKIGNIEIPKDAFIKVLKTQPNK